The sequence below is a genomic window from Natrinema sp. DC36.
GACTCGCAACCTACGTGCGCCTGTACGAGACGGTCCACGGTACGGCGACGATCGCCGACCGCGTGATGGACGAGGAACACGAGTACGACGAACTCCAGCGCGTTGAAGCCGTCCTGTACGAACTCGACGACGAACTCGACAGTCCCGAATCGAAGCTCCGCTATCTGAGCGACATTCGAGAGTTCTACACCCACCTCGAGACGCGCCACGGTGCGCCGTTCAATCCGGCGGAAAACGTCGACCACGGGGAAATCTGGGACGGGCGAGTCGACGACGAGAAGGACAATCCTGCCCTCTCGAGCGGCCAAGTGCGGGCGCTGTACGACGCCGCCGACGGTCCCGGTGAACGACTCCTGGTACTCGCGTTGTGTGCGTGGGGCCTTCGTCGCAGCGAGGTCGCCGGCTTGCACGTTTCGCAGCTCGTACTCGACGGCGACGACCCACATATCGCGTTCGACGAACGAAAGAACGGACCGGGAACGGTCGCGTTGATCTACGGCGTGCCCGAATTGACCGATCGACTCGACGCACTCGGTGGCCGCGATCGGGAGTGGAACGGCTACCTGTTTCCCTCGACCGAGTCCTCGAGCGGCCACGTGACCGGCGAGACGATACAGGCCCGGTTTAAGCGGCTGGCACAGCGAGCGGAGGTCCGCGTTCGTGGGAAGTGGCCGACCTCGAAAATGGGGCGGCGGTTCTGGTATACGACCTACAATCAGGCCATGAGCGACCTGCTGGATAATCTCGACGTGATTGCCGGCGAACAGGGGAGTAGCGATCCGTCAGTGGTACTGAAAAACTACCTCTCGGAAGCGGAACGGCGGAAGTATCGACGCGAGTTCATGCGAGAACGGCTTGCAGAGGCGTTTGGAGAGTGAGTATCTATGTATGAAAACTACGACGAGGCGTATACGAAACCGAAATGTGAACTGTGCGGCGAGTATCTCGACGACGTAGACCTGTACGTCCGGTTTGAGTTACAAGTGCCGGAACCGGGCTGTACAGTGGCCGACTGGGAAGGACACCTGTGCGAATCGTGCAACGGCGTTGAGATAGGGTCGCCCGATACCAGACCGACTAGCGCCGAAATCCACTTCTGGGGGCGTGACGGGTGCGAACTGTTGATGATCGATCTTAAGGGCTCTGTTGCGGGTACGAGTGGCCGAACGATTCGAAAGTACACCGAGGACACCGCGCCCGATTTCCTCCGCCGACTGGGGTATGCGGCCGTTCAAGAACGGGCGTCTGTTCGAAGTATAGCGACCGATGAACCGGAGATCGACGACATGAACAGCCGTTTGAGGGACGCCGTGACGAGTAGATCATAACCAGCGAGACCGCGAAACAGGTCGGCGATATTCTCGAGGACGGGAGCGAGTAACCCTCTGAAAGAACTAAGCCGTTCGTGCTGATAGAGACCCGCGCCGTGCCAACCGATGCCTGCTCTGTCTGTGGTACAACCGAAAACCTCGAATGGGCGCACGAACCGACCGTCTACGATATCGTCTGTGTCTGTCGGGACTGTCGTGATGATATTCCGTCGTTGATTCCGATCCGGCAACTCCTACTCTCGCACTCTCTCAAGTCTACGGATTTCCCGTGGCACCTGTGTGCAGAATTTTAAATGATCGTGAACCACAGAAACAGCCAGAACGAGGCCCGATCGCTTGGAGCCTTCCATTCGGGTACTTCCAAACAGGGGAGACGGACCCACACTTCTTGCAGCGCGCCGCTGCTTTCTCTTTGGTGGAATCGTTCACAGGTCTGAGAAGGCAACACGAACAATAAGCCGCGTGCACTACATTGCAGGGCACTCCCTCACTCTCTCAAGCACAGCCCCGGCCGTCTCGTCCCCAACGCCGTACACGCTCTCCAGTCGCGCCCGCTCGCTCTCGCGAAGCTCGTCCAGACTGTCGAACTCCCGGGCGATCGCCTTCGAGGTCGCCGGCCCGACGCCGTTGATATCCTCGACGACGAGTCGAATCTGTTCGTGGCGGTCGTCGACGGCCTCGCCGAGTCGGCGCTCGAGTTCGGGTTCGTCGATTCGCCCCTCCGAGTACAGGCGTTTGGCTTCGTCGATGGGACTCTCGTCGCTCTGGAGGTGGTCGTGAACGTAGTAGGCGAGCGTTCCCACGGCGACGACGGCGTAGAAGGCGGTTTCGAGGGCCTCGAGCATGGGGTTAGGCGTCCGGACGGACGAATCGCCAGTGAATGCCGGCAACGGTCGCAACCGCCAGCACGTAGCCGGCGATAACGAACGGGAACAGCAGCGTCGAAATGAATCCCGGGTCGGTAACATACGCAGTAACGATGGAGCCGACCGGCTGCCACCCGGTGAGCGTCGGGGCGAGGGCGATCGACCCGACAACGTCGCGAATGCCGACCGTTCCGCCCGGCGTGAGTGCCGTGTAGCCAGTTGCGGTCGCGGCTGTGAATATTCGAGCAAGGAGTTCGACGGCGACGGCGTAGACAGCCAGCAGTGCGAGTCGGTTGGAAACGATACGGCCGATCGTCTCGGTTGTGAATCGGTTGAACATAGGTTTGAATGGGTGTTGGTCTAGTCGTAGTTCTCTAACGTCGCCTGTTCATGCTCGCGCCCATCGTCGTAGTCTTCGTACAGCCACGTCCCGACGGGCGTCCGCACGCCGTTCTCGGACTCTTTCGCGTACCAGAGGCCGGTGTCTTCGGGACGTAACCACTCGAGGTCGCCCTCGGCAACGTAGCCGATCGCGTCGGCGAGCACGCGATTCCACGAGCGCCAGTGGTCGGTATCGTCCATACCGGGCTGTTCCTCCGAACCCTCGCCGATCGCCCAATGGCACAGCTCGTGGAGTTCGATCAGCGCCATGCACGCACCGAACGGCGGGAGTCGATCAAACGGGACCTCGGCGTCGGTCCACGCCGTCGGCGAGTAACTGTCGCCGAGTGCGGCAACGGCCATGTTCTCGAGGTAGTAGAAGACGACGTCGCCCGACTCGGCGGCGTACCAGTAGGCGTTCAGGTCCGCGAAGTCCTCGCCGTCGTCGTAGTACGCGGGCGGGCGGACCCACTCGTCGGTCTCGGGGAACTCGATTTTGCGGGCGTCGAAACAGTAGACCTTCCGCGGGTCGCCGTCGACGTGAACGGCGTATCGGGCCAGTACTTCGATATCGTCGAAGGTGTACCGCCGGAGCGGCGACGACGGCGGGAGTGTGTAGTCTGAGAGGTCGTCGGTGCTCATGGTCGGTTACTCGAAGTCAGCCAGCGCCGTCTCGTCGGGCCGCTCGCCGCGGTCTCGTGGCTCTCCCTCGCCGAGTTTGAACGCTCGTGAGTCGATCAGCGTAAAGTGCGAGCGCGCTTTCGAGACGAGATCCCACGCCTCGCTCGGCATCGAACGGTCGTCGGCGTCGGGCTCGCGGTTCAGCATCGCTTCGTTGCGCAGCTCCCGGAGTTCGTCGAGACACTCGGATTCGTACCACTCGAGTTCCTCGAAAACCGGTTCGGTCACCCACTCCTCGAGCGTCGGGCCACGGTGAAAGGCCAGCCCGACGGCGTCGAGAAAGGCCCCACGGACGGGGAAGCGCTCGCCGTTTCCGTCCTCCCGGTCCAGCGCGAACCACAGCGTTTCGTCGCGCGTACACGCCGCCACGGGCCGCTCTTGTGTCTCGGTCTGTCGGTACAGCGCCCACGAACGGGCGTCCTCGTCGGTTCGGAATGCAAAGTCTGGGTCTGACATGGATTAGTCCTCGTTCCACTCGCGGACCTCAGCGAGTGCGTCCTCGAGTTTCCGCTGGTTGAACGGGTTCGGTTCGGCGTCGATCGCCGCCTCGAGTTGCGTCGAGTTCATGAGTCGCGCCCGGCGTTCGTAGCAGCGCGAGCAGAGATACCGGCCCTCGAGCGTGCCGAGCGGGTTCGTCTGGCACCCAGAGGTGTTGCACACCTTCGAGCGAACAGTGCCGGCGAACGTCTCGAGGAGCTTCATGCCCGCGCTCGCTCCGGCGTCCGCTGGTCGCTGTCGATCGATTCGACGTACTTGAAGCCCTGATTCGGGACGGTTGTCGGGCACTCGAGGTCAACTCGCCAGAGCGGCGAAAACCAGATTTTGCCGGTCTCGGTGCTGTGAATCTGTCCACAGGCGACGAGTCGGCCGTCTTGTTCGAACCAGATTCGCTGGCCGAACCGCGTCTGTTGGGGCGTTCCGCTCACCGTCCAATAGCACAGATGGTCGTCGGGAACGTTCGCCTCGAGTTTGTGATCGATCTGTCCGTCGGTCGCGTGTACGAGTACGTCCTTGGGTGTCATATCGGGATCAGGGAGTTTGTCCATCGTCGTCGGGCCGTAGTCGAGTTGGTCCTCGTAGTCGTCGCCGCTGCGTGTGCCGAGTTTCGTCACGCAGTAGCCGTCGTGGCGTTCGACGAGCGGGAGTTCCATCACACGAATCGTCGTCGGGGCCGCACCGGGTCGCGTGAGAACCTGCTCATCGCCGTCGAACGCGAGATCTGTGAGATTCGGTTCGTTGACCGTATCCTCGAGTCGCTGGTAGGCTCGTGCGAAAAACCGGGCGTCCTCCGTTGCCTTCGCGGCCACGCGGAAGTACGCCGCGTGAAAGGCCCCGTGCATCCCTGCCGAGACGGACGCGACCATGTAGACGCTGTATTCCTCGTCGGGCGTCTCGTCGTGGTGAACGTCGGGAAACTCGAAACAGTCGGGGCAGACTGCGTTTCGAGCGAGGTAGTTCTCGCGAGTGTCGAACGGCTCGTCACAATCGCTGCACGTGACTGTCTTCATATGTGATTTTAACACAATCTAATACTTGTACGTACCGCCGACAGGCGCTACTCTGACGCCCGATACCGATCGATTCGGGCTTTGTTCTCCGCGTAGGATCGACTCGAGTCATAGATCGGATCATCGGGGAGTGCGGCCTCGCCGTCGGGAACCGTCGCGACGGGGATCTCGACCTCGCCGAGCAACTCTTGGACCATCGACTCCCACGCCCCGATTGCCGAATCATCGTCCATCATCCCGCGCAAGCGCTCGAAGACGTCGGCGACCTCCGCATACGCCTCGTTGAAATCCTCAAGCCATGCCTCCAGGTCCTCGAGTTCGTCGTCGACGCCGGCCTCTCGAAGCTTTTCTTCGATTCGAGACTCGACGCTATCCTCCCACTCGTCGCCGCGGCGGTCGTTTTTGTGCTTGAGGTTCGGGTCGGTGTAGCGCTCGAGCGCGTCGCGAACGATCCGGCGGAACTCGTCGGGGTGTTGCTCGAGGGCGTTCAACTCGGTCGCGCCGGCCCCGTGTTCCTGTTCCCACTCGGTAATCCGGCGGTTGTACGCCACGCCGCCGGTTCCTGTCGCCTCGCTTTCTTCGATCGGCTTTCGCGGGAGGTCTAACCCCTCTATTTGAGCTTTCGTCACGGCCAGTCGTTCGATCACGACGCGTTGCTCGAGGTCACCCCGATGATGGAGCCACGCGAGTTTCCCCGCCATGTTCGCCGGCATATCGTAGCCTTTCACGTCGAAATCGGCCAGATAGAGGATTACCGCCGGCTTCCCGGCCTCGTCGATTCGTTGGGCCAGCTCGTGGGCGACGGTTAGGGAGAGATCGCCCTCGCCTTCGACCACGACGTTACAGCCGTACTCGGCGGTGAGCCCGCCCCCGCCGCGGATGTAATCGGGCAGCGTCTTTTCGGACCACAGTTCGATGTGATACGGTGACTGGCGGGCCTCGTCGAACGACAGTTGCTCGCGTGCGCTCGAGGCCACGCGTTCGCTCACCCACTCCGAATACGGCGTCTCGTCCCTGTCAAAGACGAAGCCGGCTCGAGCCTCGGGATGCGGAATCGTAGGCGTTGCAACCCCGGTCGGGGCGGGAAAACCCTCGGGGTCGGGCCGGAGAGTATGGTCTCCGTACTCTGTGACGGTTCGCGTATCGGCGCGCTTGTCGATAATCCCGTCCAGCGGAATATAGCCGAGGATCCGCGCGAGTACGGCACAGCCCTCGAGATAATCGTAACAGCGTTGGGTGTTGTCGTAGCGCCCCCACGAACAGTCGGTCGGTGGCTCCACGTCCATATCGGACATGTAGACGGTGTAGTGAACGCCGCGAACGTGGATACGGTCACTTTCGCGCTGGTCGACGGCCTGTCGCCAGAGACGGGCGAACCACTCGGCTTTCGCGTGGTCGGCGGCTGTGCCCTTGTACATCGGGTCTCGTCGCCGGCTCTGGATAAGCAGGTCGTCGACGTCGACGCCGTACTGGTCGGCGAGTGCATCGATTTGGTCGCGTGGTGAGTCGTGCTGTGGCTCGCGATCGTGCTCATTAGGCATTGATAATCTCTCGAGAACGGCTTTCGTCGGCTTTTGTTCGCTGTTGCTGGTTATTTCCGTCCCTATTCTCCCCCACCCCACCCCCACCGGACGCCGTGGTGTCGGTCAAACACTCTCACTGTGAATGAACACGCATACTCTAGATCATACGTGCCTACCCTCGCAGGCGCGTTGACACGCTCACACCGGAATTAACTCCGAGTATTCACGCTCCAGAGCGTCTGAGAGTACATGTTAGCTGTTAACCACGGGGACAACAGCGATTCACACAATCATGGAGTCGGTTCGAAGGTCGGTGTTGAACTCGTCGTGATGTGAACGCGGCCGTTACGATGCTCCGAGACGTGACTATCATCCTCGAGTGCGGACAGTGCCGCTTGAATCTCGCCCTCGGCGACGCCGTACTCGTCGCTCACCGAGTCGAGAACCTTCCGCGTCGTCGTGTCGTAGCTTGAGCCCTCCGTGCTGAGTCGGTCGACGGCGTCGAAGGTCCACTTCTTGACCTTCCAGTCGGCCACTTCGTCGACGGTCGCCGGTTGCTCGCTTTTGTTGATCGATATGGCGTCAACGTAGGTTTTCAAAACGGCCTCGTCGGGCCACGGCAACGTATCGTACACTCCGACGATCGTCACCGAGTCGCCCGTACTCACCGTCTCGCAAAGATCGTCCCACAGATACACCGTTTCAATTGGGGGGTCGTCCATCGACGAGTCGGTCCGCTTGAGAACGACCCGTTGAAAGTCGGCGATATCGGAGTCGTCCGTATTCAGCGACCACGCGTTCGTGTTCTCACACTCGTGATTCTGGCATTCGAACGGCTTGACGAGCTTCCCGCCGGGTTGGGACATTCGGTTTAGTGTCGCGCAGTGGCGGCATTCGAACGCTGCAACCTCCGCGAATGGTTTGACACCGTCGACGCTGACGACTTC
It includes:
- a CDS encoding tyrosine-type recombinase/integrase encodes the protein MTQQETINWSRKSLQELREFWYAEIETALRRAGHDLESRPTYQDLVDAGFSGIAYTLREHHDMTLTDFLESVGYEGPDTDGSYHWGIGDETTIDALEELLRRIDNKRADSTTRSKRYRLATYVRLYETVHGTATIADRVMDEEHEYDELQRVEAVLYELDDELDSPESKLRYLSDIREFYTHLETRHGAPFNPAENVDHGEIWDGRVDDEKDNPALSSGQVRALYDAADGPGERLLVLALCAWGLRRSEVAGLHVSQLVLDGDDPHIAFDERKNGPGTVALIYGVPELTDRLDALGGRDREWNGYLFPSTESSSGHVTGETIQARFKRLAQRAEVRVRGKWPTSKMGRRFWYTTYNQAMSDLLDNLDVIAGEQGSSDPSVVLKNYLSEAERRKYRREFMRERLAEAFGE
- a CDS encoding helix-hairpin-helix domain-containing protein — translated: MLEALETAFYAVVAVGTLAYYVHDHLQSDESPIDEAKRLYSEGRIDEPELERRLGEAVDDRHEQIRLVVEDINGVGPATSKAIAREFDSLDELRESERARLESVYGVGDETAGAVLERVRECPAM
- a CDS encoding replication control protein Cdc46 is translated as MEWTAVFEGPLSKYVSGRSNGRIRVPWPVLESADQNLANLVLEDPLSGLTAAEDTLEELGYRDIALRVFDLPDGRTYRVGKYGSDHLGELLGIHGEVVSVDGVKPFAEVAAFECRHCATLNRMSQPGGKLVKPFECQNHECENTNAWSLNTDDSDIADFQRVVLKRTDSSMDDPPIETVYLWDDLCETVSTGDSVTIVGVYDTLPWPDEAVLKTYVDAISINKSEQPATVDEVADWKVKKWTFDAVDRLSTEGSSYDTTTRKVLDSVSDEYGVAEGEIQAALSALEDDSHVSEHRNGRVHITTSSTPTFEPTP